The Candidatus Cybelea sp. genome has a window encoding:
- a CDS encoding N(4)-(beta-N-acetylglucosaminyl)-L-asparaginase, with amino-acid sequence MEGIDRRDFLLAAGAAATLAATAPAAAQGGSGPVFLSTWKWGIEANARAAQVFAAGGSVLDALEKGINLVEDDPNVDSVGYGGLPNAQGEVELDAGIMDGTTHRAGSVCNLHKIKNPISVARLVMEKTRHTTMAGEGALQFAIEMGFKPMQLLTPNSLEAWLKWKNTPNHKTFWIDADHHDTIGMVAIDGKGQVVAGCSTSGLEWKIPGRVADSPIVGCGYYADASAGAASATGNGDVMANYCTSIYIVSRMAAGAHPQEACNDLMRFMAKSAPDLHGGEYCVIAIDTHGEIGAASMNAKMPLQYVLWRNGANAMHTAAALL; translated from the coding sequence ATGGAAGGTATCGACCGACGCGACTTTTTACTCGCTGCCGGCGCGGCCGCGACGCTCGCGGCGACGGCGCCGGCGGCGGCTCAGGGCGGCAGCGGCCCAGTCTTTCTTTCGACCTGGAAATGGGGCATCGAAGCCAACGCGCGCGCGGCGCAAGTCTTCGCCGCCGGCGGGTCGGTGCTCGACGCGCTCGAGAAAGGCATCAACCTGGTCGAAGACGATCCGAACGTCGATAGCGTCGGCTACGGCGGGTTGCCCAACGCGCAGGGAGAGGTCGAGCTCGACGCCGGCATCATGGACGGTACGACGCATCGCGCCGGGTCGGTCTGTAACCTCCACAAGATCAAGAACCCGATCTCGGTCGCGCGACTGGTTATGGAGAAGACGCGGCACACGACGATGGCCGGCGAAGGCGCGTTGCAGTTCGCGATCGAGATGGGCTTCAAACCGATGCAATTGCTGACTCCAAACAGCCTCGAGGCATGGCTGAAGTGGAAGAACACGCCCAACCACAAGACGTTTTGGATCGACGCGGATCATCACGATACGATCGGCATGGTCGCAATCGACGGTAAGGGGCAGGTCGTCGCGGGGTGTTCGACGAGCGGGCTCGAGTGGAAGATCCCCGGACGCGTCGCCGACTCGCCGATTGTCGGCTGCGGCTACTACGCCGATGCGTCTGCGGGGGCAGCCTCGGCCACGGGCAACGGCGACGTGATGGCTAACTACTGCACGTCGATCTACATCGTCTCCCGAATGGCCGCCGGCGCGCACCCGCAGGAAGCCTGCAACGATTTGATGCGTTTCATGGCCAAGAGCGCGCCCGATCTGCACGGCGGCGAATACTGCGTGATCGCGATCGACACGCACGGTGAGATCGGCGCGGCCTCGATGAACGCGAAGATGCCGCTGCAGTACGTGCTCTGGCGCAACGGAGCCAACGCCATGCACACCGCGGCGGCCCTACTTTAG